The following nucleotide sequence is from Saccharothrix texasensis.
AGCGCGCGGTTCGGACATCGGGGGCGGTGGGCCTACGCTGTGCCCGGTGGACGCTCTTGATCGTCAGATCATCGCCGCCCTCCGGGAGAACGGCCGGGCCACCTACGCCGACCTGGGGCGCAAGGTGGGCCTCTCGGCCTCCGCCGTGCACGAGCGGGTCGGCAAGCTGGAAGCCACGGGGGTGATCGTCGGCTACCACGCCGTGGTCGACCCGAGCGCCGTGGGCCTGGGCGTGACCGCGCTGGTCAGCATCCACCCCACCGACACCGCGGACGATGACGAGCTGGCGGTCGCGCTGGCCGAGCTGGTCGAGGTCGAGTCGTGCTACCGGGTGGCGGGCGACGAGTCGTTCATCGTGAAGGTCCGGGTCGCCACGGTGGACGACCTGGAGCGCTCGCTGGGCCGGTTGCGGCGCATCCAGGGCGTCGCGCGCACGCGCACCACCGTCGTGCTGTCCACCCGGTTCGAGGGCCGTCCGAACACCGCGGCGGCCGGTCCCCCGGGCGACGCGTAGCCTGGGTAACCGTGCACCTGGGTCGTGATGTGACGCTCTACATCGGCGCGCGCCTGGGCATGGTCGCCGCGGTCACCGCGCTGCTCGTGCTCGCCAACGTGCCGCTGCTGGTCGCCCTCGCCGTCGGCGTGGTGGTGGCGCTGCCGCTGTCGCTGTTCGTGTTCGGCGGGCTGCGCAAGCGGGTCGCGCAGGGGCTCGAGGAGAAGCAGGCCGTGCGGCGCGCCGAGCGCGAGAAGCTGCGCGCGCAGTTGCGCGGCGACACCGCCTAGTCCCTCACATCACCAGCAGGATCGCCCCGCCGAGGTTGGCCAGCACCATCACGGCCAGCACCGCGCCGATGTTCGTGCTCTCGCGCAGCCGCAGGGCCAGCGCCAGCGGGCCGATCGGCAGCACCAGCGGCTTGCGCTCCCGGCTCGCGATGCGCAGGGCGCCCACCGCCACGCCGAGCGGGCTCAGGCCCAGCTCGCCCGCGCCCGCCACGTCGGCGCGCCACTGCTCCAGGTAGCGGTCCCGCTGCTCGCGCCGCAGCCGCAGCGCGGCGACCCGCACCGCGGCCAGGGCGAGTCGGGTGGTGAGTCTGCTCATCGGGCGACCTCCGGTCGGGTGGCGGGCCTGGCCTTCGTCCGACCGCCGGCCCTGCCGGCGGCCTTCGCGCACGCCTTGGCCGCCTCCAGGGCGCCGCCGGGCGTGAGCACGTACATCCGCCGACGGGGTCCGCGGCGTTCGCTGTCGTCGTCCCAGGACGAGGTGACCCACCCGGCCCGTTCCAGGCGGTCGAGCAGCGGGTAGACGCTGCCGGACGGGCGCCCGGTCAGCTTGATGATCTCCAGGCCCCAGCGCGGCTGGTCGCTCTCCAGGAGCACTCCCAGCACGTCGACCGTGGCCCCTCCGATGCGTCCGAGCGGTTCCACGACACAAGACTACCTATGTAGATTAAGGCCTGTCCAGCGCTTCAGCCCGCGAACGTGGCCTCCGCGTCGTCGACCAGGCGCTCGATCACGTCCCGCAGCTCCAGCGCCTCCAACCAGCGCGCCGGGACGGCCCCCACCCCGTCCCGCGCGCCGAGCAGGTTCCCGCACAGCGCGCCGGTCGAGTCGCTGTCCCCGGAGTGGTTGACCGCGAGCAGCAGCCCGTCCGCCAGGTCGCGCGCGGCCAGCGCGGTCAGCACCGCGATCGCCAACGCCTCCTCGCCGACCCACCCGCCGCCCAACGTCGTCTCGATCACCTCGGGCGTCGGGCGCACGCCGCCGACACCCAGCTCGACGGCGAGGTCCAGCAGGGCCAGCTGCTCCTCGTGGCCGTCCCACCGGACCAGCTCGGCGCGGGCCACCTCGATCGCGGCCGGCAGCGGCACGCCCGCCAGCACCTGCTGCACCAGCACGGCCAGCACGCCCGCGGACAGGTAGCCGCTGGGGTGGCCGTGGGTCAGCGCGCCGGTCGCGGCGGCCAGGTCGAACACCTCGCGCACGTCGTCGGACCACAGCGCCACCGGCGCCGCGCGCATCACCGCGCCGCAGCCCTTGGAGTCGTTGATCGGCGAGTCCACCGTGCCGAGCGCGCCCGAGCGCAACGCGGCCAGGCAGGTGGCGCCGGGGGCGCGCTGGTCGTGCAGCTCGGGCACGTCCAGCAGCCACCCGTCCGGTCCGACCTCCGGGCCGCCCTGCGTGCGCAGCCACCGCGCGTACGCCACGCGCACCTCGTGCGCCGGGTCGCTGCCGCGCTTGCGGGCCAGCAGCAGGCCTTCCAGCGTGAACAGGGTCATCTGGGTGTCGTCGGTGATCGCGCCGAGCCGGCCGTAGGCGGGCGCGTAGTCGGTCAGACCCGAGGGGCCGAACCGGCTGCGGATGCGGTCGATCCGGTCGAACTCGATCGCACCGCCGAGCGCGTCGCCCACGGCGCCGGCGAGGAGGCTGCCGCGGAGTGAGCCGATCCGAAGTGGGTTCACGTCGCAGAAGTTATCGTGCCGGCGTGACGACTTCGGTAGATCGATGTAGCTCCCGGACCAGGGAATGGGTGTGCGAGGCCGTCCGCATCATCGAAGCGGACGCCAACCGCAGCGCCGACACGCACCTGCTGCGCTTCCCCCTCCCACCGGAGTGGGGGATCGACCTGTACTTGAAGGACGAGTCGACCCACCCCACCGGCTCGCTCAAGCACCGGCTCGCCCGATCGCTGTTCCTGTACGCCATCTGCAACGGCTGGGTGGTCGGCGGCACGCCCGTGATCGAGGCGTCGTCCGGTTCGACCGCCGTGTCGGAGGCGTACTTCGCGCGGCTGCTCGGGTTGCCGTTCATCGCGGTGATGCCCCGGTCCACCAGCCGGGAGAAGGTGGCGCTGATCGAGCGCCAGGGCGGCCGGTGCCACTTCGTGGACGAGCCGGGCGCGATCTACGACGAGTCGCGGCGGCTCGCGGCCGAGCTGGACGGGCACTTCATGGACCAGTTCACGCACGCCGAGCGGGCGACGGACTGGCGCGGCAACAACAACATCGCCGAGTCGGTGTTCCAGCAGATGGAGCTGGAGGCCGCGCCCGAGCCGGAGTGGATCGTGGTGGGCGCGGGCACCGGCGGCACGAGCGCCACCATCGGCCGCTACATCCACTACCGGAAGCTGCGGACCCGGCTGGCCGTGGTGGACCCGGAGCACTCGGTGTTCTTCGACGCGTGGTGCGACGGGAACCCGTCGTTGACCGGCACCCGGGGCTCGCGCATCGAGGGCATCGGCCGCCCGCGCGTGGAGCCGTCGTTCATCGGCGACGTGATCGACCGGATGATCAAGGTGCCGGACGCGGCGTCGCTGGCGACGATCCGGCACGTCGAGGAGGTGCTGGGTCGGCGGGTCGGCGGGTCGACCGGCACGAACCTGTGGGGCGCGTTCCAGCTGATCGCGGAGCTGCGGGCGTCGCGGCTGCGCGGGAGCGTGGTGACGTTGCTGTGCGACGGCGGCGAGCGTTACGCCAACACCTACTACGACGACGAGTGGGTCGCCGCGCAGGGCATGGACCTCGAACCGCACCTGGCCACGCTGGCGAGGTTCCGCTCGACCGGCACGTGGGACCGCTGATTCTCGCTTTCGTGGGAACGCGCGGCGCGTGCCGTGCGTCGCAGCGTGGATCGGCGCGTCGGAAGGGGTGTGCGGTGATCGGGTGGCGGACGGCGGAGGTGCTCACGGCGGAGGACGTGCTGGCCAGGTCGGTCGCCGATGCCGACAAGGCGATGCGCGAGGCGGCGAAGCTGCGGTACCCGCAGCGCGAGCCGTCGGCCGACGACGTGCGGCGGGTGATGCAGTACGCGAAGTCGAACGCGGCGACGCCGGAGCTGCGGGCGTTGCAGCGGCGGATCGCGGGCGGCTACCTGAGCTGGCGGCAGGTCCTCATGGGCGAGGCCGCCGAGGACCGGGGCGTGAAGGCGGCGCTGGAAGCGGACCGCGAGGCCCTGGCCGCCTTGTGCCGCGGCGAGGAGCCGCGCGTCGTCCCGCCCGAACCCGAACCGCGTGACGACGACGAGCCGATGTCGTTCACCGAGGACGCCTGGTAGCCGGTCACCGGTC
It contains:
- a CDS encoding ADP-ribosylglycohydrolase family protein; this encodes MNPLRIGSLRGSLLAGAVGDALGGAIEFDRIDRIRSRFGPSGLTDYAPAYGRLGAITDDTQMTLFTLEGLLLARKRGSDPAHEVRVAYARWLRTQGGPEVGPDGWLLDVPELHDQRAPGATCLAALRSGALGTVDSPINDSKGCGAVMRAAPVALWSDDVREVFDLAAATGALTHGHPSGYLSAGVLAVLVQQVLAGVPLPAAIEVARAELVRWDGHEEQLALLDLAVELGVGGVRPTPEVIETTLGGGWVGEEALAIAVLTALAARDLADGLLLAVNHSGDSDSTGALCGNLLGARDGVGAVPARWLEALELRDVIERLVDDAEATFAG
- a CDS encoding PadR family transcriptional regulator, with the translated sequence MEPLGRIGGATVDVLGVLLESDQPRWGLEIIKLTGRPSGSVYPLLDRLERAGWVTSSWDDDSERRGPRRRMYVLTPGGALEAAKACAKAAGRAGGRTKARPATRPEVAR
- a CDS encoding DUF4229 domain-containing protein — translated: MHLGRDVTLYIGARLGMVAAVTALLVLANVPLLVALAVGVVVALPLSLFVFGGLRKRVAQGLEEKQAVRRAEREKLRAQLRGDTA
- a CDS encoding Lrp/AsnC family transcriptional regulator; translation: MDALDRQIIAALRENGRATYADLGRKVGLSASAVHERVGKLEATGVIVGYHAVVDPSAVGLGVTALVSIHPTDTADDDELAVALAELVEVESCYRVAGDESFIVKVRVATVDDLERSLGRLRRIQGVARTRTTVVLSTRFEGRPNTAAAGPPGDA
- a CDS encoding PLP-dependent cysteine synthase family protein; the protein is MCEAVRIIEADANRSADTHLLRFPLPPEWGIDLYLKDESTHPTGSLKHRLARSLFLYAICNGWVVGGTPVIEASSGSTAVSEAYFARLLGLPFIAVMPRSTSREKVALIERQGGRCHFVDEPGAIYDESRRLAAELDGHFMDQFTHAERATDWRGNNNIAESVFQQMELEAAPEPEWIVVGAGTGGTSATIGRYIHYRKLRTRLAVVDPEHSVFFDAWCDGNPSLTGTRGSRIEGIGRPRVEPSFIGDVIDRMIKVPDAASLATIRHVEEVLGRRVGGSTGTNLWGAFQLIAELRASRLRGSVVTLLCDGGERYANTYYDDEWVAAQGMDLEPHLATLARFRSTGTWDR